Within the Montipora foliosa isolate CH-2021 chromosome 11, ASM3666993v2, whole genome shotgun sequence genome, the region ATACTAAAAAAAGGGCGAATGATGAATCGGATAGTGGCAATGGAAAGAAGAAGGTAAGAAGAAGCACAAGTGATACAATTGATTATCTAAAGGAAAAATCAGCAAAAGATCATgatttgaaagaaaaggaacttgaaCTGAGGAAAAGGGAATTGGAACTTGCTGCAGATAAACAAGCTCAAGCTGCTCAGCGACAAGACAGTATGATGCGTGCTTTCATGAGTCAAATGCAGGAGCAACAACAAAGCTTGCAAGCAGTGCTTATTACACAGCAGCAACAGCAGAACAAAATCTTGATGGCTTTCATGGAGAATAAGAAAAAGGAATAAATGTTCCAGTGGAACACCTGTTAATGGCACCATCAAACGATGTTGAGTTTTTATAGTTTTTTATATGTTCTTTGAATTGTAAAGCCTGGCAGGCACAAAAAGGGGAGAGCAGGGTGGGGCAGGGGGGTATATAAGAGAAAAGGGGGAGGCACACCTGATACAAGAACCCATTTTTGCATTGTGCCCAACAAATGTTTTGTCGTCTAATCACATTGCCCAGTCAAATAACTCTCAACACTTTCACCAATAAGAACAAGGTTTTACACACCCCTTGGTTATGTAACCGAGGAATTTTTGTTTACCAAAAATCGATGAATACTGCAAAATCCCAATTATAAGCCCTATAGGCTTATACAATGTTTTATAAACAGCGCTGGGTGGGGGTGTTGGAAATCTGACCTTCGTATAACCATGACCTGGTGTGAAAATGTTAATTACGGGTCTCAGCAAATCAAAATGTTTCGACTGCAGAAATGAACAGAAGGTCGTTGTTATGGCAGGTGTACCTTTCCTCTCCCTTTCTGCTCTTCCTGTTCCTTGCCCTCCAAATTTCATTTCGACACCTGTTGTGAAGGCTACAAAATGTGATGCTTGACTATTTTGTAATCCCACAATACACTATATCTAAATGTGCTGTACATCCAGGCACATTTGGAAAACAATAGTCTTAGGCATTCTTTTTGGGCAGAGGGGGGTTGGGTTAGTAGAGTGTACAATGAGGGCTGCATTCTCAACTCCCTCCATCACTTCCTTAACCTTTAGCATCTGCAAATGAATTCACCATTCAAATGAATTGTCTTTAGCAGTATTTTCTCTAGGTAGTTGCTTAGAAAAACTTATaaccaagaaagaaaaacaaatgaaactgactagatttttattttcacgacgttAAAAccgaagtcatcgtaactccattatcaagtgataaataaagacaagtgctagagtttaaatagatggaaagcataatttgcatactagctGTTGTgaagaatgttatacaaataagtttgccttgattgagGCACATTTGGACATTTAGAGAGGGTGACAATTCCCTAATGTCtagcatttcataaattaaacagtcacgaagattggaaaaaacgttttcaagtcgagtgcattcttcagtaaaaaactCCTAAGAGGATGACAGTCGATAGGCGCGCTCAAGCATAGTTCGTACTAAGTACTTTTCTCTAGGTGGtactttttatttaattttaatttttattatttttttcggTCAGCTAGTAAAAAAAAGCATAATTTGGCCTCAATAACAGAAACTATTTTACAGCCCGGCCTGCATTGGCTATTGGTGGTTTCAGAAATGTTGCCATTACACTTAGGTTGAACTATGATAAAGATCTTGTCTTTTGTGTTTGCTGTTTataaatatttgaatatttgaaCTGATTATATGACTGTGTACAAAATCAGATAGCCATGGGAATACATTTTAAACTACCAAACAAGTAGTAACAAAGGATCACCATTTCATTTCGTCGAGAAGGGCAGAGCGCAAGAATTGAGCTTTTTATTGCATTAGCCTTGGAATCTTCCACCATTGCCTTCTGAATGTTGTTCGTGTGACTGTTAACATCTAAGTGTTTCACATAAGTTCGATAAAATCCAAGATTGTATGCTATTACATTAAATCACATAgtaaatcaaaataaaagtaTTAATGCTTTAAGTGGTCATTCCTGTGGCTAAAAACCAAGGAATTGTAGTGATTTGAAGAGCTTGTTTTCGACGTTCACCTGAGCATACCGATACAAGGGAGAAAAGCTCGGTTTCTAGTACCACAGCATCGAGCCGATTTTCACCAACAAATTCCCATCagacaggtttcaaatcacacACTAGGCAAGCTGAAGGCCAAAGGCTTTCTCTCATACCAATATCTCTGAAGTTCGTCCAAAACTGAAAGCCCTAGACCTCAAATAATATCAAAAAATCCAGCATTTTGAAGCTGATTTTCGAGTTTTAGCTTGCAGCTGTCATGCTCTTTCCTCCTCTCTGATTGGAGAACAAGACACAATGAAACCTATCGTCAATTCGAAGCTTTCTACATATAAACTTGTGGTGTCCAGAGTCCATTGAACATGGAAGAGCGCAAGGTGAGGTAAGTGATGAAAATTCTTCAGCTCTAATTTTTGGTGTGTGAGTGATGTGTGTGCATACATTTTTTCCTTCGTTAGGGCTCACACACCACAAACACAAAGGCTGCAGCAAACGTTGTACTGCCgacaacaaatttaaaaaagataatAACGTCCCAAGCAAAGATTTCAGCATTCGGCACGATAAGAGTGTGCGCCGATTCACGCCGTCATTGTTAAGTAAAAAGTCTGTTCTTTTTTGTCAATATTAGCGACATACCTCCTATACCCCATTGTAGCAGCCCTCAAGGTACGTATAACACAGCCAATTGACAACATGCAGGAGGATTTTTAGTTCTTCATCAATATTTCTGCTGTCACTTGTTTACTTTTTATGGCAAATTCGATTGTGTTGTGGCATGATTTCAAACAAATCATATTTTATTTTGAATAGAAGTTTCCACTCCAATTGCTTGGGAAAttgggtttttgaggagaagtcGCACACCATCTGAATCGTCAGAAGCCCCTGAGGCAGTGAGCGAGGTCATAACCGATTCAGAAGATGACTTCTACTTTCTTGAGGATGGTAAGTAAGGCCCCGTTCATACATAAACTTTGGCTTGCCTAACCGGATTAATTTAGGACGTGAACAATGTCGACAGTTGACTATGCTGAGAGGCTGATCCTCTTACCCGGGACAAGATTCTCCATATAATCGAGTGGAatttgttttacttttctttaaaagaaaagaGGTACACTGTACATTTGTAGCTAGGagcaaatattattcataaCGGTTAATCCGAATTTGAAGGtaacaaaatggaaaatatgCAGTATTTgactaaatttaatttttatgctGTTTAAAAAATATACAGGCCATATAGTGAATGCAGTTTGGAAACTAACACCACAGTTCAGGTAAGTTTAAATTTGTGATGCGAAAATTTGAGCCATCGGATGAATTTTAACtaagaataatttttaatatcTGTTCTAAGTGTTAGTGCATCTGAGTAGTAGCTCATAATGTAACAATGACAACAACACAACACATTATAATATGTACTTTTACTTAGAAATCAGATGACAAAAGAGATGGGAATTTGAGAGGTTATGCTTTTACCCCAAAAAGGTACAGAACGTGTACTGTATCCTCTGTTTTGTTGACTTTAGTAAGCTGGGAGGCAATTGATGTTGTTAAGAGAAGGTGAATGCAAGATTATGGGGGCAACAATTATCGTGCCGAATGCTGAAATCTTTGCTTGGGacgttgttattattattcacctAAATTGAAATTGCTGGTGCCCATAGATGATATGATTTGTTTTAAGTGGTGTTACgcaaattgaaagaaaattatgaaatatttattAACCCACTAGGATGAAAATATTGTTATCTGAGCAGAATTCTGGTCTTAAGTTTTAGAGAGTCTTGTGTTTTATTTTCACTGTGTGTAAATACAATTATTGTAATGCAAAGGAAACATTAAAGTAATTAAAGAGATGGGTAAAATACAGTTTGATTAAAAGCCTCAGAGTTATTTAGTTTTTAAAGCTGACTTTCCTTGGTACAAATTAATATCTCAAAGAAAACCGATATATTTGCCTTATAATTTACAGTGATTGTACAGAGGATGTCTCTGTGCAAAGTAGCTCCTCTGCCTCCTTCACAAATGAAACTATGTTTGAGGGAAGCCCACATAGTGCAGGTTTGAAGTTCTGTTCATTGTGTAACCCTATGGCTCTTAGAACACATTTGAAAACACTTTCCTGGAGAGAACTCCATATTTTTGTCAAAATCAAGGGAAACCAACTCCCATAAAAGTGATTTTAAATATCCTTATTTGCTGGTGTTTGTTTACAAGtggttctttctttttgtctAAAAAGGGAATAATCCAGCAGGTTATCCCTGGCCTTCCTTTATCAGTTGTACAAAATGCATTGACAGTGGCAAATGGTGATGTGAATAAAGCTGTTGAAGCTCTTTTAAGtgaaaaaggtaataaaaatgTGTTTCGAGACAGATTTTGAGGTATATCACAAAGTTTTCCTGTTTATGGAAGGACTATTTTAAAGGATGGGGAAGGAGAAGGGAAGGcaaaatcgaaaacaaaattcTAGGAGAAATTTAAGACAAAATCTGGCCATAAATGCCACTAAAAAGTTTCTTAGTCAGTGAAGATGACTCATTAATTCCTGATATGAAAATCTTTGCAACAATTAAGTGTTCataaaataatcattattatgaATTGAAAAATCTCACTTCTATTTCTGATGGTCTGTCCATAATATGCCTTATTGTTTATGAAAATAACAATTACCTTTACAACAACAAGACATTTTCCCTCCAAAGGTGCTAATAACAGATTCAAATAGTAACAGGTAGTCCTTGTCAATTTAATATGGTATGCATGTCTaacaagaaatttaaagaaatatttttatccATAGTTGACACCAGTGAGGATTTTCTTTCTGATTCATTTTCAGGATGTGATGGTGACAGCGACAAAGACAGTGATTCAGAGGTACTCTTCAACCCCTTTTCCATTAGTCCTAAAACCTTACAGGAGTTAATGGAGCAGCACAAGACAACTCTGGGGATTGTTGGTTTTCAAAGAATAGAAGTTAGGAGAGAAAGGTTGTGGCCAGATAGTATAGCTACATTCAAGAATCCCGATACAATGTTCTAGGAACCCCAAGCATTACTTTTGAGGGTGAGGCGGGTATAGATGCTGGTGGTTTGGGAAGGGAGTATGCATGTCTGCTGAGAAAGGCAATGTTTTCTTCAGAAGCAAATCTTTTTTAGGGGGAGCATTGTAGAAAGCTGCCAATCTATACCATTGAAGGTATCCAGTGAAGGCTTTTCCAACTTGTCGGTAAAATGGTTTCCTGTCTTATTGTACATTTTGACGTTGGTATACCTTGCTTGAGTGTTGCAGCCTACACATACATAACAAGTGGCTCTGTTGATGTGGCTGCTGAGGGCTGTTGCAGTGAAGATATAGCAGACTTTGGACTTCGGGAAATAATTTCCAAGGTATCACTAATCTTATTCTTCATCAAACTGTCAGTTAGTCAAAGTGCAAGTGTTTAAATTGAATACGTCATTGGTTCAATAGAATGCCTACTAGTTACTTTTAAAAGAGTCTCTGAAAGAGTGGTGACAGTTTTTTGCCATTGCTTGCTGTTATTTGTTACATTTTGTAGAAAGGTTTTGTATCATTGTAAgttacaaaattaatttattgtCAGTGACTATTGTCTGACCTTTATTTCGTTCTTTTTGTCCTAGGTCAATTGTGCGACAACAGAGAATGACCTATGTGATGTTTCAATAAATTATCCAGTAGGGGATGATTTGGTGGCAGCAGGATGGCTACCCAACCTCACACTGAAGAATTGTGGTCTGGCTATGCAAACAGTTATGCTGCATGACGTGCTGTTGAAACGAAAGGAGCCACTAGATGAGTTCTGTAAAGGGCTGTCATCATTAGGTATTCTGGATTTGGTGAAAGCATACCCTGATCTCATGAAACCGTACTTTGTACATGACGACAAGAAGCAGCAACCTGGATGTATTGGAGACCGACAAGTCAAGAGTTAGCTACAACTTTCTTGTACAAGCTATAAATGATTTAGAGACAGGTTTGTATCACAACTTTATTTCGTCTTACATACACATATGATGCGAGGG harbors:
- the LOC137977249 gene encoding G2/M phase-specific E3 ubiquitin-protein ligase-like: MVSCLIVHFDVGIPCLSVAAYTYITSGSVDVAAEGCCSEDIADFGLREIISKVNCATTENDLCDVSINYPVGDDLVAAGWLPNLTLKNCGLAMQTVMLHDVLLKRKEPLDEFCKGLSSLGILDLVKAYPDLMKPYFVHDDKKQQPGCIGDRQVKKEGTCGLNKLLQFMTALDALPPLGLPQKIAVQFIESSRQATFFAETCALVLRVPTVHTNYDDFKLKFKEACQNRTGFGCI